A window from Thermoplasmata archaeon encodes these proteins:
- a CDS encoding AAA family ATPase, which produces MLVIVTVGMPGAGKEEFLNVAKKYGFVPIRMGDIVREETKKMNLPDTPENVAKVASERREQHGMGYWATLVVPRVTEKKTIIDGTRGDAELNIFRHNFGDKLVTIGIHASPETRYERILARARGDDEITLEKCILRDQRELKWGLGSALAMVDYMLVNEGTVEEFRTNAENLIKKILKERGL; this is translated from the coding sequence ATGCTCGTGATAGTAACCGTTGGTATGCCTGGTGCAGGCAAGGAAGAATTCCTGAATGTCGCTAAAAAATATGGTTTCGTGCCTATCAGAATGGGAGATATAGTTCGGGAGGAAACAAAAAAGATGAACTTACCTGATACGCCAGAGAACGTGGCGAAGGTGGCATCTGAACGTCGAGAACAACATGGTATGGGTTACTGGGCAACACTTGTTGTGCCTAGGGTGACAGAAAAAAAGACAATAATTGATGGCACGAGAGGAGATGCAGAACTCAACATTTTCCGCCACAACTTCGGCGATAAACTTGTGACAATAGGAATTCATGCCTCGCCTGAAACAAGATATGAGAGAATTCTTGCCAGGGCAAGGGGTGACGATGAAATCACACTCGAGAAATGCATTTTAAGAGACCAGCGAGAATTGAAATGGGGGCTCGGCAGTGCACTGGCCATGGTAGATTATATGCTCGTAAATGAAGGAACAGTTGAGGAATTTAGAACAAACGCTGAGAATCTGATAAAGAAGATTTTGAAAGAGCGTGGACTGTAG